A single region of the Acidimicrobiia bacterium genome encodes:
- a CDS encoding cobalamin B12-binding domain-containing protein: MHPVRVLVGKPGLDGHDRGAKLVARALRDAGFEVIYLGIRQRPETIAAVAVQEDARVVGLSILSGAHVALTEKTAKALRDAGAHDVLLVVGGTIPKRDVRRLEAAGAAAVYPTGTPLEELVDSLRRLTTEVAPAP, translated from the coding sequence CTCGACGGCCACGACCGCGGCGCCAAGCTGGTCGCGCGGGCGCTGCGGGACGCCGGGTTCGAGGTGATCTACCTCGGGATCCGCCAGCGGCCGGAGACGATCGCCGCCGTCGCCGTGCAGGAGGACGCGCGGGTCGTCGGCCTCAGCATCCTCAGCGGGGCGCACGTCGCGCTCACCGAGAAGACCGCGAAGGCGCTGCGGGACGCTGGCGCCCACGACGTGCTGCTCGTGGTCGGCGGCACGATCCCGAAGCGCGACGTCCGTCGCCTCGAAGCGGCCGGTGCCGCGGCGGTGTACCCCACCGGGACGCCGCTCGAGGAGCTCGTCGACAGCCTGCGGCGCCTGACCACCGAGGTCGCGCCGGCGCCGTAG